In the Plectropomus leopardus isolate mb chromosome 5, YSFRI_Pleo_2.0, whole genome shotgun sequence genome, one interval contains:
- the LOC121943616 gene encoding LOW QUALITY PROTEIN: tubulin-specific chaperone cofactor E-like protein (The sequence of the model RefSeq protein was modified relative to this genomic sequence to represent the inferred CDS: inserted 1 base in 1 codon): MEPPEDGRTFVEVMTEKYSPENFPLRRGPGMGVVVVPTAGSQGSPMKDRLNLPSILVLNSCGISRAGEQAEIAXFCAHVMELDLSHNKLQDWHEISKIVSNIPNLEFLNLSSNPLAGNTLEPRCAEGFSRVRRLVLNNTQVSWETVLLLTREITELEELFLCLNEYSDVSASSVTCPTLRLLHITDNSLQDWAEVRKFGSMFPSLDTLVMANNNLASIQDSKEILRRLFPNLRSINLHNSGLNRWEDIEKLNFFPKLEEVRLQGIPLLQTYTNAERRSLMIAQLPSISLLNGSVVTESEREDAERFFIRYYLDYPEEELPYRYHSLVTKYGKLEPLAEIDLRPRCRAQVEVHCEEKVEQLSIRLDQTVAELRKQLTTVVQLSTNSMRLYYIDKGSAFGPEEMKYNNRALHSYSIQDGDEILVVPKTK, from the exons ATGGAGCCACCAGAGGACGGTCGTACCTTTGTGGAGGTGATGACCGAAAAGTACAGCCCGGAGAACTTCCCGTTACGCAGAGGGCCCGGTATGGGAGTGGTGGTGGTTCCCACTGCAGGTTCTCAAGGCTCCCCTATGAAAG ACCGTCTCAACCTGCCCAGTATTTTGGTGTTGAACAGCTGTGGGATCAGCCGGGCAGGAGAGCAGGCTGAGATCG GCTTTTGTGCCCATGTCATGGAGCTGGACCTGTCTCACAACAAGCTGCAGGACTGGCATGAG ATCAGTAAAATCGTGTCCAACATCCCCAACCTGGAGTTTCTGAACCTGAGCTCTAACCCGCTGGCAGGAAACACCCTCGAGCCGCGCTGTGCTGAGGGTTTTTCCCGGGTCCGACGGCTCGTCCTCAACAACACTCAGGTGTCCTGGGAGACCGTGCTGCTGCTCACAAGGGAGATAACTGA ACTGGAGGAGTTGTTCCTCTGCCTTAACGAGTACAGTGATGTGAGTGCCTCCAGTGTGACCTGCCCCACCTTACGCCTGCTTCACATCACCGACAACAGCCTCCAGGACTGGGCCGAAGTCCGCAAGTTTGGCTCCATGTTCCCCAGCCTGGACACTCTGGTCATGGCAAACAACAACTTGGCCTCCATTCAGGACAGCAAGGAAATCCTGCGACGGCTCTTCCCCAACCTACGCAGCATCAACCTGCACAACTCAG GTCTCAACCGATGGGAGGACATTGAGAAGCTGAACTTCTTCCCCAAGTTGGAGGAGGTGCGGCTGCAGGGCATTCCCTTACTGCAGACCTACACCAACGCAGAGCGCCGCAGCCTCATGATCGCACA GCTCCCCTCAATATCGCTGCTAAACGGCAGCGTTGTGACTGAAAGTGAGAGAGAAGACGCAGAGAGGTTCTTCATCCGGTACTACTTAGACTACCCTGAGGAGGAGCTGCCTTACAG atACCACTCACTGGTGACCAAGTATGGGAAGCTGGAGCCGCTCGCTGAGATCGACCTCCGACCTCGCTGCCGTGCCCAGGTGGAGGTTCACTGTGAGGAAAAAGTGGAACAG CTGAGCATCCGTTTGGACCAGACAGTGGCTGAGCTGAGGAAGCAGCTGACTACGGTGGTCCAGCTGTCCACCAACAGCATGAGGCTCTACTACATCGACAAGGGCAGCGCCTTCGGTCCGGAGGAAATGAAGTACAACAACCGCGCTCTCCACTCCTACAGCATCCAAGACGGTGACGAAATACTGGTGGTGCCCAAGACCAAATGA